The following are encoded together in the Candidatus Eisenbacteria bacterium genome:
- a CDS encoding glycosyltransferase — protein sequence MSPPQPETRPLVTQVGVFARWPRVGAVKTRLSPALPAAMACALHEAMVRDALATALASRIGAVTLWWADAPAVSDWAVPDGITVAEQSGADLGARMFTALSRMRSEAEAALIVGSDCADLSIAQLQSAAAALRDHDLVLGPAQDGGYWLIGIREPQPRLFEGIAWGGAEVFEATRARAARQHLAVATLETLSDLDTPADLARLIGTALIEPGRIGAATRAALASFALLPS from the coding sequence ATGTCCCCGCCACAACCCGAGACGCGACCGCTCGTGACTCAAGTCGGTGTGTTCGCGCGCTGGCCACGCGTCGGCGCGGTCAAGACGCGCCTCTCACCGGCGCTGCCGGCCGCCATGGCGTGCGCGCTCCACGAGGCAATGGTGCGCGACGCGCTCGCGACCGCACTCGCGAGCCGGATCGGTGCGGTGACGTTGTGGTGGGCCGACGCTCCGGCCGTGAGCGACTGGGCCGTGCCGGATGGCATCACGGTCGCGGAGCAGAGCGGCGCGGATCTCGGCGCGCGTATGTTCACAGCGCTCTCCCGGATGCGATCGGAGGCGGAGGCGGCGCTGATCGTGGGCAGCGATTGCGCGGACCTGAGCATTGCGCAGCTGCAATCCGCCGCCGCCGCCTTACGCGACCACGATTTGGTCCTGGGCCCGGCGCAAGACGGCGGCTACTGGCTGATCGGTATACGCGAACCACAGCCGCGGCTGTTCGAAGGCATCGCGTGGGGCGGCGCGGAGGTCTTCGAAGCAACGCGCGCACGCGCGGCCCGGCAGCACCTCGCGGTCGCAACGCTCGAGACGCTCTCCGACCTCGATACTCCGGCGGACCTGGCTCGTCTCATCGGCACCGCGCTGATCGAGCCCGGACGCATCGGGGCCGCGACACGCGCGGCACTTGCGTCGTTCGCGCTGCTGCCGTCTTAG